Proteins from one Podospora pseudoanserina strain CBS 124.78 chromosome 1, whole genome shotgun sequence genomic window:
- the PFK1 gene encoding 6-phosphofructokinase, alpha subunit (EggNog:ENOG503NUSX; COG:G), whose protein sequence is MPLPDTRFLLRPFSIVVYPIWTLLAFFYRHSPLRFLSSTLQPLFGLRNTTDIDPETPESTSTTNMSAKKKIAIMTSGGDSPGMNGVVRACVRMAIHMGCDAYCIYEGYEGLVRGGDLIRKMNWYDVRGWLSEGGTLIGTARCMAFFERAGRLAAAKNMILHGIDALIICGGDGSLTGADRFRAEWPSLLDELAANGEFTTQELQPFRHLNIVGLVGSIDNDLSGTDATIGCYSALARICYAVDLIEATASSHSRAFVVEVMGRHCGWLALMAGVATGADFIFIPEKPREDNWREEMCSIVEHHRKIGKRKTIVIIAEGALDREGNKITPAMVKDLLADKDGLGLDTRITTLGHVQRGGTAVAYDRMLATLQGVEAVKAVLEATPETKTCVIAITENKIVRKPLMDAVQDTKKVAKAIERQDFEEAMGLRDAEFSEQYKSFMMTTAVQVDKELLLPEKERMRIGFINVGAPAGGMNAAVRAGVAYCLSRGHEPMAIYNGFAGFARHHADNPGAVRPFNWLEVDGWASKGGSEIGTNRELPGESGMETIANLIEQYKFDALFLIGGFEAFHAVSQLRKARDQYPSLCIPMTLLPATISNNVPGTEYSLGSDTCLNELVEYCDKIKQSASATRRRVFVIETQGGRSGYVATLGGLGVGASAVYTPEEGVSLDMLAADVRHLKNVFAHDQGQSRAGRLILINEKASKVYNAKLIADILREESHGRFESREGIPGHMQQGGVPSPMDRCRAVRLAIRCIQHLEQFGRNVHNRVKVDPMSTTVIGIKGASVVFTPVKQVEEEETDWPNRRPKAAYWLGMKEIVDILGGRPKYELPESDLTGIKAKDVKRGIVPP, encoded by the exons ATGCCTTTACCTGACACACGCTTTTTACTTCGGCCTTTCTCCATCGTCGTCTATCCGATCTGGACGCTACTGGCTTTTTTCTACcgccactcccccctccgtTTCCTTTCCTCGACTCTCCAGCCCCTTTTCGGACTTCGCAACACCACTGACATTGACCCCGAGACACCCGAGTCAACATCTACTACCAACATGTCGGCCAAGAAGAAAATCGCCATCATGACCTCGGGAGGTGACTCCCCAGGCATGAACGGCGTGGTCCGCGCCTGTGTGCGCATGGCCATCCACATGGGCTGTGATGCCTATTGCATCTACGAAGGGTACGAGGGCTTGGTCCGTGGCGGTGACCTCATCCGGAAGATGAATTGGTACGATGTCCGCGGGTGGCTCTCCGAGGGCGGTACTCTCATTGGAACCGCCCGGTGCATGGCCTTTTTCGAACGCGCTGGtcgccttgctgctgccaagaacATGATTCTACACGGCATTgacgccctcatcatctGCGGAGGAGATGGTTCCCTGACTGGCGCGGATCGATTCCGTGCCGAATGGCCCTCGCTGCTCGACGAACTCGCTGCCAATGGCGAATTTACCACCCAGGAGCTTCAACCATTCAGACATCTCAACATTGTCGGTCTCGTCGGTTCCATTGACAACGATCTCTCTGGTACAGATGCCACTATTGGTTGCTACTCTGCGCTTGCAAGAATCTGCTATGCTGTCGATCTCATCGAGGCGACAGCCTCTTCCCATTCCCGCGCTTTCGTCGTCGAGGTCATGGGGCGGCATTGTGGCTGGCTTGCTTTGATGGCCGGTGTTGCGACGGGTGCCGATTTCATATTTATTCCGGAGAAACCTAGGGAAGACAACTGGAGAGAGGAAATGTGCAGCATCGTTGAGCAT CATCGCAAAATCGGCAAGCGGAAAACGATCGTGATCATTGCCGAGGGAGCACTCGACAGAGAGGGGAACAAGATCACGCCGGCAATGGTCAAGGATCTTCTTGCGGACAAGGACGGCCTGGGACTCGACACCAGAATCACGACACTGGGCCACGTTCAAAGAGGCGGGACAGCTGTTGCTTACGACCGTATGCTGGCGACACTGCAAGGTGTTGAAGCCGTCAAGGCTGTTCTCGAGGCCACCCCTGAGACAAAGACCTGCGTCATTGCCATCACCGAGAACAAGATTGTCAGAAAGCCCCTTATGGATGCGGTACAAGACACCAAGAAGGTGGCTAAGGCAATCGAACGGCAGGACTTTGAGGAGGCCATGGGTCTACGGGACGCCGAGTTCTCGGAGCAATACAAGTCGTTCATGATGACTACGGCGGTCCAAGTAGACAAGGAGCTGTTGCTGCCAGAGAAGGAA AGAATGAGGATTGGGTTCATCAATGTCGGCGCGCCCGCCGGCGGTATGAACGCTGCAGTGCGCGCTGGTGTAGCCTACTGCTTGTCCCGAGGGCACGAGCCGATGGCGATTTACAACGGCTTCGCCGGATTTGCCCGGCATCATGCCGATAACCCTGGAGCTGTCCGACCCTTCAACTGGCTTGAGGTGGACGGATGGGCCAGCAAAGGTGGCTCGGAAATTGGAACGAACCGCGAGCTTCCAGGCGAGTCCGGCATGGAGACCATTGCCAACTTGATTGAGCAGTACAAGTTTGACGCTTTGTTCCTCATTGGCGGTTTCGAAGCTTTCCATGCTGTCTCTCAGTTGCGCAAGGCTAGGGATCAGTATCCATCCCTGTGCATCCCCATGACATTACTCcccgccaccatctccaacaatGTGCCAGGGACCGAATACTCGCTCGGTTCGGATACTTGTCTGAACGAACTGGTCGAGTATTGcgacaagatcaagcagTCTGCCTCGGCTACCCGGAGACGTGTCTTTGTCATTGAGACGCAAGGTGGACGCTCTGGCTACGTTGCGACGCtcggtggtcttggtgttggtgcgTCGGCTGTGTACACCCCGGAAGAGGGTGTCAGCCTCGATATGCTCGCTGCGGACGTGCGCCATCTCAAAAACGTCTTCGCCCACGACCAGGGCCAGAGCCGTGCTGGTCGCCTCATCTTGATCAACGAGAAGGCTTCCAAGGTGTACAATGCCAAGTTGATTGCCGACATCCTCCGCGAAGAGTCACACGGCAGGTTCGAGAGTCGCGAGGGTATTCCTGGTCACATGCAGCAGGGTGGTGTACCGTCGCCCATGGACAGGTGCCGGGCTGTCAGACTGGCCATACGGTGTATCCAGCACCTGGAGCAGTTTGGCCGCAACGTGCACAACAGGGTCAAGGTGGACCCCATGAGCACAACGGTTATTGGCATCAAGGGCGCGAGCGTGGTCTTTACGCCTGTTAAgcaggttgaggaggaggagacggactGGCCCAACAGACGGCCAAAGGCGGCGTACTGGCTGGGCATGAAGGAGATTGTTGACATTCTGGGTGGCCGTCCCAAGTATGAGCTCCCCGAGTCGGACTTGACTGGTATCAAGGCGAAGGATGTCAAGCGTGGGATTGTGCCGCCTTGA
- a CDS encoding hypothetical protein (EggNog:ENOG503P4QF), which yields METAGEQNIPASARPRVTNACEACRSAKVKCMASNQLGICKRCLDSKRECIFKTGPRTRRPKQSKRSQSSTDPTTSTTAPPPLPPPPGPSKTFTIDIPMPADDDVTDSFEVLRLAHESTLNNLVPHLSSGEEDQEDEPIYDYDYDKNANMDWLNTEQASNCGSVISSHASSLPIGASALSTPPSSTTTAATTGARSKQKSRMVASLGLQPQFNVDSAGKLLQTFTGVMLNHFHCLVIDSERDTVASLAKERPFVLLAVLAAASGSRTLQGHSLYDEEFRKILGLKFVAGGERSLELLQGLVVYIAWYPFHLRPKNKQAYQYIRMAVDIVFDLELNEDPGTDRVDVPPTEARLEEIRTFAATWGRTPTLAYSTYTAHCCEMLSRHSPLKGDQVLVWQVRLQRLVEETNDLRRTQRGGAHSQQSEYQINLMIRGMETQLKEWEACMSRELKNTPSLRILLLFTPLFLSGAPLLKLPSTKLTPLLDPSQTTFRADASKLSSLIPTLREFYSYFLSLPAQEINAFMGQEWGSFILVIILGFRMCFPMAICPEWDDKLARERIGMGEFLGKMCGDAAGEEGGKGKGTSMDVLSASRIVLGVVKKKFDRRVQRVEREQREEQERQRG from the exons ATGGAGACAGCCGGAGAGCAGAACATCCCCGCGAGTGCTCGGCCTCGGGTAACGAATGCTTGTGAGGCATGTCGGTCGGCCAAGGTTAAGTGCATGGCCAGTAATCAGTTGGGGATATGTAAGAg ATGCCTGGATTCCAAAAGAGAGTGCATCTTCAAAACTGGACCTCGAACTCGACGGCCGAAACAATCGAAAAG ATCCCAATCCTCCACCgacccaaccacctccacaaccgccccccctcccctcccaccaccacccggcccctccaaaaccttcACAATCGACATCCCCATgcccgccgacgacgacgtaACCGACAGCTTCGAGGTCCTCCGCCTGGCCCACGAGTCCACACTCAACAACTTGGttccccacctctcctcaggcgaagaagaccaagaagatgaaCCCATCTACGACTACGACTACGACAAGAACGCCAACATGGACTGGCTCAACACCGAGCAGGCCTCCAACTGCGGCTCGGTCATCTCCTCCCATGCCTCCTCCCTTCCGATAGGGGCTTCGGCATTGTCCACCCCGccaagcagcaccaccaccgctgctACCACTGGCGCGAGATCCAAGCAGAAGAGCAGAATGGTGGCTAGCTTGGGGCTGCAGCCGCAGTTCAACGTTGATTCGGCGGGCAAGTTACTGCAGACGTTTACGGGGGTGATGTTGAATCACTTTCACTGTTTGGTTATTGATTCTGAGCGGGACACCGTGGCGAGTTTGGCGAAGGAGAGGCCGTTCGTTTTGCTTGCTgtgctggcggcggcaagcGGGAGTCGGACGCTGCAGGGGCACAGTTTGTATGACGAGGAGTTTAGGAAGATTTTGGGCTTGAAGTTTGtggctgggggggagaggagttTGGAGCTGTtgcaggggttggtggtttaCATTGCTTG GTATCCGTTTCATTTGCGGCCAAAGAACAAGCAGGCGTACCAGTATATACGTATGGCGGTGGACATTGTCTTTGATCTGGAACTCAACGAAGACCCGGGGACGGACCGGGTTGATGTCCCGCCCAccgaggcgaggttggaggagataAGGAC ATTCGCCGCCACGTGGGGCCGCACCCCAACTCTAGCCTACAGCACCTACACCGCCCACTGCTGCGAAATGCTCTCCCGCCACAGCCCCCTCAAAGGCGACCAGGTTCTGGTCTGGCAGGTCAGACTTCAGCGGCTGGTGGAGGAAACCAACGATCTCCGCCGGACTCAGAGGGGTGGTGCGCATTCCCAACAAAGTGAATACCAAATCAACCTCATGATACGAGGAATGGAGACGCAACTCAAAGAGTGGGAGGCGTGCATGAGCCGCGAGCTTAAAAACACTC CATCCCTCCgtattctcctcctcttcacccccctcttcctctccggcgcccccctcctcaagctccccTCCACAAAactaacccccctcctcgacccctcCCAAACAACCTTCCGCGCCGACgcctccaagctctcctcTCTGATCCCCACCCTCCGCGAGTTCTACTCCTACTTTTTGTCCCTCCCCGCCCAGGAAATAAACGCCTTCATGGGACAAGAATGGGGctccttcatcctcgtcatcatcctaGGCTTCAGGATGTGTTTCCCCATGGCCATCTGTCCCGAGTGGGACGACAAGCTGGCACGAGAGAGGATAGGGATGGGGGAGTTTCTGGGAAAGAtgtgtggtgatgccgccggggaagaggggggaaaggggaagggtaCGTCTATGGATGTTTTGAGTGCTAGCAGGATTGTGCTGGgagtggtgaagaagaagtttgATAGACGGGTTCAGAGGGTGGAGcgggagcagagggaggagcaggagaggcagaggggTTGA
- the IPI3 gene encoding Pre-rRNA-processing protein ipi3 (EggNog:ENOG503NZGX; COG:S), whose translation MLSEAFVSAICGPPLSSNTAISKDIGIYTHTLSPAYSIKSTFKKSSVPVNCLAVSETHVFAAQEGKAYVHVYARLRGNQEAFVAFPERIRCVTLSGDVLIMGTAEGRLMLWETCTGRLVSTPARHVQAVSCVVATPTHILTGSDDSDIHVWSMSQLLELDSAAEPEPERSLSNHRAGITALSANSSVSASTNFCVSASKDKSCIIWNYQTGDALRTLIFPKFPLCVSLDPSSRAVCASCEDGTLFVTELFGEKPLLGPSSEEASTVVQIESPFGATPPELGPASCLSMSYDGTVILTGHPRGQIMKWDISEKSKTPVELANVNAAVTNVVFVSPFPTGKPTKTVHIVKPSQAERAYTLAAQLDPLATPESRFDSLLNATGFPKEALESAIAAFEQPDVEFAEKEEEELQKHNQEFWEIMKDERIVQKDAFRIGPV comes from the exons ATGCTGTCAGAAGCATTTGTGTCGGCCATCTGCGGCCCTCCGCTCTCATCCAACACTGCCATCTCCAAAGATATCGGCATCTACACTCATACTCTGAGCCCAGCTTATTCCATCAAGTCGACCTTCAAAAAGAGCTCAGTTCCAGTGAACTGTCTTGCTGTGAGCGAGACGCATGTGTTCGCTGCGCAGGAGGGCAAAGCTTACGTGCACGTTTACGCGAGGTTACGTGGAAACCAGGAGGCATTTGTTGCCTTTCCAGAAAGGATACGATGTGTAACCTTGTCCGGCGATGTTCTCATCATGGGTACAGCTGAAGGGCGTCTCATGTTATGGGAG ACATGCACTGGCCGACTAGTGTCGACTCCTGCGCGCCACGTTCAGGCAGTTTCCTGCGTGGTTGCCACGCCCACGCACATTCTCACAGGCTCTGATGACTCCGATATCCATGTGTGGTCCATGTCCCAGCTTCTGGAGCTGGACTCAGCCGCCGAACCGGAACCGGAGAGGAGCCTTTCCAACCACAGGGCAGGCATCACGGCCCTGTCCGCAAACTCAAGTGTTAGTGCCAGCACAAACTTCTGCGTGTCAGCCAGCAAGGACAAGTCTTGCATCATTTGGAATTACCAAACAGGCGACGCCCTGCGGACCCTCATCTTTCCCAAGTTTCCTCTGTGCGTCTCCTTAGACCCCTCATCGCGGGCTGTTTGCGCGTCCTGCGAGGACGGCACACTTTTCGTCACAGAACTGTTCGGGGAGAAGCCTCTGCTCGGGCCGTCGTCAGAAGAGGCATCGACTGTGGTACAAATCGAGTCACCTTTTGGGGCAACTCCACCAGAGCTCGGGCCGGCCTCTTGCTTGAGTATGAGTTATGACGGGACAGTCATTCTTACGGGCCATCCAAGAGGTCAGATCATGAAGTGGGACATCTCGGAAAAGAGCAAGACGCCGGTAGAGTTGGCCAATGTCAACGCGGCCGTTACAAATGTTGTATTTGTTTCGCCATTCCCAACGGGCAAACCCACCAAGACAGTACATATCGTCAAGCCTTCGCAAGCAGAGCGGGCATACACCCTTGCGGCCCAGCTTGACCCGTTAGCAACCCCCGAGTCCAGATTTGACTCGCTCTTGAACGCTACCGGGTTTCCGAAAGAAGCCCTGGAAAGCGCGATTGCCGCGTTCGAACAGCCAGACGTGGAATTCgcagagaaagaggaggaggagcttcagAAGCACAATCAAGAGTTCTGGGAGATCATGAAGGACGAAAGGATAGTACAAAAGGACGCTTTCAGGATAGGGCCCGTTTAG
- a CDS encoding hypothetical protein (EggNog:ENOG503NVEW): MSSLSTVTMRSSRLMLRRAGAQTAQRNFFQAAVARHNLRARPDVPFLSVPSSSTSTWVTRVRHMTTERRAQLRYEILTGIKYVGYIWIAGFAIFGISFAYFCERNERDYPTTEEWSFMTRFRMRMANIALYDPKHGNAVDWIQVGHWIDTVIKRLHDPEFEGAGLKDAPDGPKGTKDITAKSEEWRRAYFDAMMFWAKAAEHMEGWVWDTANGGTFPPGTMIGPSNPYPKPVPPGFRKAPREEDCILRHDNPNEIYLKILNTVGFTDRQKIDAGLAYGSWLEYKGIAGPASIIYEDALHLALKQIENTTPAPPLDPKAMTLNEEAGLPSENLLNTLTAYADFRARQGDINFALPVYISLLKARRSLPLPSELDLTSQLRKVKPSSQNRGFWSGVYNACAKIFTPPPYPEGPGDGIAPPIRNAAERCQEAALSLHIGEIMYATNPDAREEGLSWTREAVDVAEEQLHKINPNLREMKPVRRVCRDCLVTGLENWGKMVARLQREEQARREELERQQQRMATTKENNRGWFGGLWGERQAQREQEVTDRWSAEEKVIEERQRRVKDFVEDLRQPDRGWLSFLKA, from the coding sequence ATGTCTTCGCTTTCCACAGTCACGATGCGGTCCTCCCGCCTCATGCTGCGCCGGGCGGGGGCCCAGACGGCCCAGCGCAACTTCTTCCAGGCCGCCGTAGCTCGGCACAACCTCCGCGCCCGACCAGACGTCCCTTTTCTTTCCGTGCCCTCGAGCTCGACGTCGACATGGGTGACGAGAGTACGACACATGACGACGGAGCGGAGGGCTCAGCTCAGATATGAAATCCTGACGGGAATCAAATACGTCGGCTACATCTGGATCGCCGGCTTCGCAATCTTTGGTATCTCCTTCGCCTACTTTTGCGAGCGCAACGAAAGGGACTATCCCACAACAGAAGAATGGAGTTTCATGACCCGCTTCCGAATGCGTATGGCCAACATCGCCCTCTACGACCCTAAGCACGGCAATGCGGTGGATTGGATCCAAGTAGGACACTGGATCGACACGGTAATCAAGCGGTTACACGACCCAGAGTTCGAGGGAGCCGGTCTAAAGGACGCACCAGACGGCCCCAAGGGAACAAAGGACATCACGGCCAAATCTGAAGAATGGAGAAGAGCCTACTTCGACGCAATGATGTTCTGGGCCAAAGCCGCCGAGCACATGGAAGGTTGGGTCTGGGACACAGCAAACGGGGGAACCTTCCCCCCGGGGACGATGATCGGTCCCTCCAACCCCTATCCAAAACCCGTCCCCCCTGGTTTCCGTAAAGCCCccagagaagaagattgcATCCTCCGTCACGATAACCCAAACGAAATCTACCTGAAAATCCTCAACACGGTCGGCTTCACCGACCGCCAGAAGATTGACGCTGGCCTTGCTTATGGCTCCTGGCTAGAGTATAAAGGCATCGCCGGACCAGCAAGCATCATCTACGAAGACGCCCTCCACCTCGCCCTCAAACAAATCGagaacaccacccccgccccccccctcGACCCAAAAGCAATGACCCTCAACGAGGAAGCCGGGTTGCCGTCTgaaaacctcctcaacaccctcaccgcctATGCCGATTTCCGCGCTCGTCAAGGCGACATCAACTTTGCCCTTCCCGTGtacatctccctcctcaaagcCCGTCGctcgctccccctcccctcagaGCTGGACTTGACCTCCCAGCTACGTAAAGTAAAACCCTCTTCTCAAAACAGGGGGTTTTGGTCGGGTGTCTACAACGCCTGTGCCAAAATCTTCACCCCCCCACCGTACCCAGAAGGACCGGGGGATGGGATCGCCCCCCCTATCCGCAACGCAGCCGAGAGGTGTCAGGAAGCTGCGTTGAGCCTGCACATTGGAGAGATCATGTATGCCACCAACCCTGACGCGAGAGAGGAAGGACTATCCTGGACGAGAGAGGCGGTTGATGTCGCGGAGGAGCAGCTTCACAAGATTAACCCGAActtgagggagatgaagcctgtgaggagggtgtgcAGGGACTGTCTTGTGACGGGGCTGGAGAACTgggggaagatggtggcTAGGttgcagagggaggagcaggcgaggagggaggagctggagcggcagcaacagcggATGGCGACGACCAAGGAGAATAAcagggggtggtttggtgggCTTTGGGGAGAGCGGCAGGCGcagcgggagcaggaggTGACGGATCGGTGgtcggccgaggagaaggttattgaggagaggcagaggagggtgaaggacTTTGTGGAGGATTTGAGGCAGCCGGATcgggggtggttgtcgttTTTGAAGGCGTGA
- a CDS encoding hypothetical protein (EggNog:ENOG503P3Z9): protein MSDPELAVTLVPASRSFIAHEHAPYQASVTKGRARSRARSRSTHTSTHTRSSSLGSSAQGPPPRRSVSSMKILFTLTLSPTLQTQTPTDPMDSSTTSNAESICSSASTNEMDLIHNEPLADCNFPEMLVRDLETSEVVFRTKSMTAGCPSAAFATSSEDEHGDEEHAGGRSESTDSLSMASSGMDPPPSIRVRGHSVTTAATSVSGRRSSSFSQKAHSQSSPSTPPSSPAMAQNHHGTWFDADGEGDATISSRIQGPSQDVQILTGGHSGDINSFSYNDGMKRHTEAIAYHLRPNSPNSYERPCTPSSQISQLVRERPRLVNIPPTAIPKRKSSLNRGHVRTMSGSSVAPSNHEILRRTSVGQLAPSASMQVLGPRNGERYGESSRPPSRGRDGNGHVHARRSNGAFFPDNLSENVFLDDDEEIRASGVYDQPVQTKPHTHSLNGRTSGGPVTNIQEIQRTTHSTTSYTTPGIPLPPDVLEVLRVSVSCFPETMLTTSSLTIDNIRTYSRKLRHGGMPDCDFMSDNQSLFSSGGNSLKPRPSRKWKLNWFGQSHKLTKHQQHGRQQTQLLSGGSEDVDSLGQVRSPRKTTEASWRPIRAIFPFGSEYLCDALYAHVLAYNYISTLCPPSPVSSLRQQAPGSAGHRLSGSSSDDPNSKTRVPKKAASVLGMQDDNAHNNRPKTPSSGPHHRRSRSHRFLSRDSHGRGSLKSRGSTASGLEGKDNSNSNGNNAVASGMRELHAGLAKCIALLVSTLKKTEAGDLQGVESGGDANTLLIREREVHDVSSEVDVLLLRALCEVVRISEA, encoded by the coding sequence ATGTCGGACCCCGAATTGGCGGTTACACTGGTTCCTGCCTCCCGCAGCTTCATAGCGCACGAGCATGCTCCGTACCAGGCAAGCGTTACCAAGGGCAGGGCACGAAGCAGGgcaagaagcaggagcaCGCACACGAGCACGCACACGAGGAGCTCCAGTCTCGGATCGTCTGCACAGGGGCCTCCCCCACGGCGATCAGTCTCGAGCATGAAAATACTTTTCACCTTGACTCTCTCCCCAACTTTGCAGACGCAGACACCCACCGATCCCATGGATTCGTCCACCACGTCCAATGCAGAGTCGATCTGTTCTTCAGCCAGTACCAACGAGATGGACCTCATCCATAATGAACCCCTGGCCGACTGCAACTTCCCCGAGATGCTCGTGCGGGACCTCGAGACCTCTGAAGTTGTGTTTAGGACAAAGTCCATGACTGCTGGCTGCCCGTCTGCCGCTTTTGCAACATCCAGCGAAGATGAACACGGCGATGAGGAGCACGCAGGGGGCAGAAGCGAGTCTACCGACTCCTTGAGCATGGCATCCAGCGGCATGGACCCGCCGCCCTCCATTCGGGTGCGAGGGCATTCAGTCACCACAGCAGCTACCTCAGTATCCGGTCGACGGTCTTCGTCATTCTCACAGAAAGCCCACTCGCAATCTTCCCCCTCGAcgccaccttcctcaccagcTATGGCCCAGAACCATCATGGAACTTGGTTCGATgcggacggggagggtgacgCCACCATCAGCTCGAGAATCCAGGGGCCGTCCCAAGATGTCCAGATTCTTACTGGCGGACACAGTGGCGATATCAACTCGTTTTCCTACAACGACGGGATGAAAAGACATACCGAAGCTATTGCCTATCACCTTCGTCCGAACAGCCCCAACTCTTACGAGCGACCTTGCACGCCCAGCAGTCAAATCAGTCAGTTGGTTCGAGAGAGGCCACGGTTAGTCAACATTCCGCCTACTGCCATCCCCAAACGAAAGTCGTCACTTAATAGGGGCCACGTTCGCACAATGTCGGGTAGTTCAGTGGCGCCGAGCAATCATGAAATTCTCCGGAGGACTTCGGTGGGGCAGTTGGCACCTTCTGCTAGCATGCAAGTGCTTGGGCCTCGAAATGGTGAGAGATATGGGGAGAGTTCACGTCCGCCTTCAAGGGGTCGAGATGGCAATGGCCACGTGCACGCTCGCCGGTCAAACGGCGCTTTCTTTCCTGACAATCTCAGCGAAAATGTCTTTttggatgacgacgaggaaatACGCGCGTCAGGCGTCTATGATCAGCCAGTTCAGACCAAGCCACACACGCATTCTCTCAACGGAAGGACCTCTGGTGGCCCAGTTACCAATATCCAGGAGATCCAACGCACCACGCATTCGACGACGTCATACACAACACCCGGCATTCCTCTGCCGCCCGACGTCCTCGAGGTCCTGCGGGTTTCGGTCTCTTGTTTCCCTGAAACGATGCTCACTACCTCCAGTCTGACAATCGACAATATCCGGACATATTCGAGAAAACTTCGTCACGGAGGAATGCCAGATTGCGACTTCATGAGCGACAATCAGTCATTGTTTTCCTCCGGGGGCAACAGCCTGAAGCCGCGGCCATCAAGGAAGTGGAAGCTGAATTGGTTCGGACAAAGTCATAAGCTTACtaaacatcaacaacacggACGCCAGCAAACCCAGTTGCTCTCTGGAGGCTCGGAGGATGTCGATTCTCTTGGACAAGTTCGGTCTCCCAGGAAGACTACAGAGGCTTCATGGAGGCCCATCAGGGCTATTTTCCCTTTCGGATCTGAGTACCTCTGTGATGCTCTCTACGCACACGTACTGGCCTACAACTACATTAGCACGTTATgccccccatctccagtgTCATCACTACGCCAACAAGCGCCAGGATCAGCGGGCCATCGTCTTTCTGGCTCGTCTTCTGACGACCCAAATAGCAAAACCAGAGTGCCCAAGAAGGCAGCCAGTGTCCTCGGCATGCAGGATGATAACGCCCATAACAACAGACCAAAAACACCTAGCAGCGGTCCGCATCACCGACGCAGCAGATCGCACAGATTTCTGAGCCGGGATAGTCATGGAAGAGGCTCGCTCAAATCGAGAGGCAGCACTGCTTCTGGGTTGGAGGGcaaagacaacagcaacagcaatgGCAACAATGCCGTGGCCTCCGGAATGCGAGAATTACACGCTGGGCTGGCCAAATGTATTGCGTTGCTTGTTTCGACACTGAAGAAGACCGAGGCGGGTGACTTGCAAGGAGTTGAGAGTGGCGGAGATGCCAACACGCTTCTTAtcagggagagggaggtgcaTGATGTGTCGAGCGAGGTGGATGTACTCTTACTGCGAGCGCTCTGTGAGGTGGTGAGAATCTCCGAGGCATAA
- a CDS encoding hypothetical protein (EggNog:ENOG503NYI0), with product MSTTTPFIPTWNPKPFPGISLSAGGLLALADLQTIAKRTAITGGASWADAFLLAPGLHYQQAAGDLFRKGGSGGASAITKIVDQCSPDREVTLQLNNAATAEYIQSIAQPGQEVVLDIGRVRETTRGKRYFLRRSNGGRSAVAWSEEEEWVDGGLGWVSHVLYLSTLFLTMGTIVVVVLFKDWWCLMSILGYMTSRLLNICII from the exons atgtcaacaacaacccccttcatccccaCCTGGAACCCCAAACCCTTCCCAggcatctccctctccgccggtGGCCTCTTGGCGCTCGCAGACCTCCAAACGATAGCCAAACGcaccgccatcaccggcGGCGCCTCCTGGGCGgacgccttcctcctcgcccccgGCCTTCACTACCAGCAGGCAGCTGGGGATTTGTTCCGCAAAGGcggtagtggtggtgcttcGGCCATAACCAAAATAGTAGATCAATGCTCCCCTGACAGAGAGGTGACCCTCCAgctcaacaacgccgccaCAGCAGAATACATCCAGTCGATCGCCCAGCCAGGACAAGAAGTGGTGCTTGATATTGGGCGGGTCAGGGAGACAACAAGGGGGAAAAGGTATTTCTTACGACGGAGCAACGGCGGGAGGAGTGCGGTTGCCTggtcggaggaggaagagtgggtggatggagggttggggtgggtttCGCACGTGTTATATCTCTCGACGCTGTTTTTGACAATGGGGACGATAGTAGTAGTTGTTCTCTTCAAAGATT GGTGGTGCCTCATGTCTATACTGGGCTACATGACCTCCCGCCTGCTAAACATCTGCATTATCTAA